The proteins below come from a single Roseiflexus sp. RS-1 genomic window:
- a CDS encoding DUF190 domain-containing protein → MTAGEPLQRVRIYLSERDSADGQPLYLVALDRLRREGASGATVLRGIAGFGSGHRLRTAGIADFSQQTPVVIEWLDRAERVARVLPTLDEMLGDALITIEDIKAYRAALRSSGPFGSRSVADAACDEIAIIPPDMLLAEAVERLARSRQPLLAVVEGQRLAGVLMSGDAERFGAIPLDALAELDDAERTAVLARVAVRPVRDVMREPRAIYIESPLAHTVNLLVEWGLDALPVTDGDGRLVGIFGIDQALRAALDGAQPSQYVRNSEPPPVSLIMQMLVPTAAGSADAATVLLQALQTPIQAVVLVNGFYPTGIVSIPDATRRVRDPLRSAWIAALAGDRAPLAALASTSGVTAMELASTPDLISSRASEYDAIRMLIENRRQHLVVVDSEGRLAGMVTRRGVLRALAQEGNG, encoded by the coding sequence ATGACAGCAGGCGAACCTCTTCAGCGTGTGCGGATCTACCTCAGCGAGCGTGACAGCGCTGATGGTCAACCGCTCTATCTCGTCGCGCTCGACCGATTGCGACGCGAAGGCGCATCGGGCGCCACGGTGCTGCGCGGTATTGCCGGGTTTGGATCCGGGCATCGCCTGCGCACCGCCGGCATTGCCGATTTCAGCCAGCAGACGCCGGTTGTGATCGAATGGCTTGATCGGGCTGAGCGTGTGGCGCGGGTGCTGCCGACGCTCGATGAAATGCTGGGGGATGCGTTGATCACCATTGAAGATATCAAGGCGTACCGCGCAGCGCTCCGTTCGAGCGGTCCATTTGGCAGTCGCTCGGTCGCCGATGCCGCATGCGACGAGATTGCGATCATTCCGCCGGATATGCTGCTCGCTGAAGCGGTCGAACGTCTGGCGCGCTCACGTCAGCCACTGCTGGCGGTTGTGGAAGGTCAACGTCTTGCTGGCGTTCTGATGTCGGGTGATGCCGAACGTTTCGGCGCCATTCCGCTCGATGCGCTGGCAGAACTCGATGATGCCGAACGCACCGCGGTGCTGGCGCGCGTCGCAGTGCGTCCGGTGCGCGATGTGATGCGCGAGCCGCGTGCGATCTATATCGAATCGCCGCTTGCCCACACAGTGAACCTGCTGGTCGAATGGGGCCTCGATGCCCTGCCGGTCACCGATGGCGATGGGCGGTTGGTCGGCATCTTCGGGATCGACCAGGCGTTGCGCGCCGCGCTCGATGGAGCCCAACCGTCTCAGTATGTGCGCAATAGTGAGCCGCCGCCGGTGAGCCTGATCATGCAGATGCTCGTGCCAACCGCTGCTGGCAGCGCTGATGCAGCCACCGTCCTGTTGCAGGCGCTCCAGACCCCGATCCAGGCAGTGGTACTGGTGAATGGGTTCTATCCAACCGGTATCGTCTCGATCCCCGATGCAACCCGGCGAGTGCGCGATCCGTTGCGTTCCGCCTGGATTGCGGCGCTGGCAGGGGATCGGGCGCCGCTTGCGGCGCTGGCATCGACGAGCGGGGTCACTGCGATGGAACTGGCATCGACGCCTGATCTCATATCATCGCGCGCCAGCGAGTACGACGCTATTCGCATGCTGATTGAGAACCGGCGCCAGCATCTGGTCGTGGTTGATAGCGAAGGGCGCCTGGCGGGCATGGTCACCCGACGGGGCGTACTGCGCGCCCTGGCGCAGGAAGGGAATGGGTGA
- a CDS encoding polyprenyl synthetase family protein, whose protein sequence is MAHTPLHLGVPEQRLNEPAATTRTMPIGLGDILRRADLLSDMAEVERQMLARTASRSPLLTAAGTYTVAAGGKRLRAALVLLSARLGAYDPGRALHPAIAIELLHAASLIHDDLVDHAGQRRGHVTVHTRWDADVALLLGDYLFALAANELAAEPDPRIIAFYTSAAQTMVEGELNPVTHVEPLATAVEQYYRKIGRKTAVLFEAACKAGIAVAGGDEEQIDALGRFGYDLGLAFQIVDDVLDYTGDETALGKPAGNDLREGTLTLPLMYAVAQSRNPLLRALANGQRPEPSRVPQIVAAVIASGGADRAMEEARMLVERSYQHLASFAATPARRALAEIGEFVLNRKS, encoded by the coding sequence ATGGCACACACCCCTTTGCACCTCGGCGTGCCTGAGCAGCGGTTGAACGAGCCGGCTGCGACGACGCGCACGATGCCGATCGGACTGGGAGACATTCTTCGCCGCGCCGATCTGCTCAGCGATATGGCAGAAGTCGAGCGACAGATGCTGGCGCGTACTGCTTCACGCTCACCGTTGCTGACCGCAGCCGGAACCTACACCGTCGCCGCCGGGGGTAAACGGTTGCGCGCTGCGCTGGTGCTGCTCAGCGCCCGACTTGGCGCTTACGACCCGGGACGCGCGCTGCATCCGGCGATTGCAATCGAACTGCTGCACGCCGCTTCGCTGATCCACGACGACCTGGTGGATCATGCCGGTCAGCGCCGCGGGCATGTGACCGTCCATACCCGCTGGGACGCCGATGTTGCGCTGCTGCTGGGGGATTACCTGTTTGCGCTGGCGGCGAACGAACTGGCCGCCGAACCCGATCCGCGCATTATCGCCTTCTACACATCCGCAGCGCAGACGATGGTCGAAGGGGAGCTGAATCCGGTGACCCATGTTGAGCCGCTGGCAACTGCGGTGGAACAGTACTACCGCAAGATCGGGCGCAAGACAGCGGTGCTATTCGAGGCGGCATGCAAAGCGGGGATTGCCGTGGCGGGCGGCGATGAGGAGCAGATCGATGCCCTGGGGCGCTTCGGCTACGACCTGGGGCTGGCGTTCCAGATCGTGGACGACGTGCTCGACTATACTGGCGACGAAACCGCGCTCGGCAAGCCAGCCGGCAATGATCTGCGTGAAGGAACGCTGACGCTGCCGCTCATGTATGCGGTGGCGCAGAGCCGCAACCCGCTGCTGCGCGCGCTTGCGAATGGTCAGCGCCCGGAACCGTCGCGTGTGCCGCAGATCGTTGCTGCGGTGATCGCCAGCGGCGGCGCCGATCGAGCGATGGAGGAGGCGCGGATGCTGGTGGAACGCTCCTATCAGCACCTTGCATCATTCGCAGCAACCCCGGCGCGCCGCGCACTGGCAGAGATCGGCGAGTTCGTGTTGAACCGGAAGAGTTGA
- a CDS encoding histidine phosphatase family protein: MRLIIIRHGESVWNREGRYQGQMDAPLSELGLRQAEALAERLRNEPLDAIFTSPLQRAARTAEAIARYHPHVPLHTTPALLEIHHGEWQGLLVEEVIERYGDGLREWRQHPTRAQMPGGESFSNVLKRVLDFKEWLLREYNERTVLVSTHDVVVKILVADALGMNMDRINRIWVTNASISVVEYGDDLPYLVSLSEACHLGRLEVARENQKAL, translated from the coding sequence ATGCGCCTGATCATCATTCGCCACGGCGAAAGTGTGTGGAACCGCGAGGGGCGGTACCAGGGGCAAATGGACGCGCCGCTTTCCGAACTCGGTTTGCGTCAGGCGGAAGCGCTCGCTGAGCGCCTGCGCAACGAGCCGCTGGATGCGATCTTCACCAGCCCATTGCAGCGCGCGGCGCGTACTGCGGAAGCGATCGCGCGCTATCACCCTCACGTTCCGTTGCACACCACCCCCGCACTGCTCGAAATCCATCACGGCGAGTGGCAGGGGTTGCTGGTCGAAGAAGTGATCGAGCGCTACGGCGATGGTTTGCGCGAATGGCGCCAGCATCCAACCCGCGCCCAAATGCCCGGCGGCGAGAGTTTCAGCAACGTGCTGAAGCGTGTGCTCGATTTCAAAGAATGGTTGCTGCGTGAGTACAACGAACGCACGGTGCTCGTCTCGACTCACGATGTGGTGGTCAAGATTCTGGTCGCCGACGCGCTCGGCATGAATATGGATCGGATCAATCGCATCTGGGTGACAAACGCCAGCATCAGTGTCGTTGAATACGGCGATGACCTGCCTTACCTGGTGAGCCTCAGCGAAGCGTGCCATCTTGGTCGGCTCGAAGTCGCGCGCGAAAACCAGAAAGCACTGTAG
- a CDS encoding tetratricopeptide repeat protein, with protein MKRERRSPIEAAAQTPLGRLRAALDDAERVAVSARMAADDAVAFLRACDTIDMLIDAIGAGADIRPETNRADFLRERLRANAGAIVGVVQRAGRDRDLHDSPSWKQALTIAADARARRFRRMALIGAGAAVVIALLALLPVIVPAEPAPDIASISRLLADREVAAALDLARAEYERFPDDPEAALWRGVLELRAGDPQVAEELFAQARRQAASDVAFLFERGNLLIQAGLPDAAEADAATLIARSDAGAEGYLLLGSVREARGDREGAIAAFQQAADLAAAANKPQLEVIAKTRLGMILQSLPLNVER; from the coding sequence ATGAAACGTGAACGGCGATCACCAATCGAAGCGGCTGCGCAGACCCCGCTGGGGCGGTTGCGCGCTGCGCTGGACGACGCCGAGCGGGTGGCGGTCAGCGCCCGCATGGCGGCGGACGATGCGGTGGCATTTCTCCGGGCGTGTGACACGATCGATATGCTGATCGATGCGATCGGCGCGGGCGCCGATATTCGCCCGGAAACGAACCGCGCCGACTTCCTGCGGGAGCGACTGCGGGCGAATGCCGGGGCGATCGTCGGTGTGGTTCAGCGCGCCGGTCGTGATCGTGACCTGCACGATAGCCCCTCCTGGAAGCAGGCGCTGACGATTGCTGCGGATGCACGCGCCCGTCGTTTCCGCCGGATGGCGCTCATCGGCGCTGGCGCAGCGGTCGTGATCGCGCTCCTGGCGCTGCTGCCGGTGATCGTTCCTGCCGAACCGGCGCCTGATATTGCGTCGATCAGTCGCCTGCTCGCTGATCGTGAGGTTGCTGCGGCGCTCGACCTGGCGCGCGCGGAGTATGAACGCTTTCCCGATGATCCAGAGGCGGCGCTCTGGCGTGGCGTCCTCGAACTGCGCGCCGGTGATCCGCAGGTGGCGGAGGAACTCTTTGCGCAGGCGCGTCGCCAGGCTGCCAGCGATGTCGCTTTTCTGTTTGAACGCGGCAATCTGTTGATCCAGGCGGGTCTTCCTGATGCCGCCGAAGCTGATGCTGCCACGCTTATCGCCCGGTCCGACGCCGGGGCGGAAGGGTATCTGCTCCTTGGCAGCGTGCGTGAAGCCCGCGGCGACCGTGAGGGCGCAATCGCCGCGTTTCAGCAGGCTGCCGATCTTGCTGCCGCTGCCAACAAACCACAGCTCGAAGTCATTGCCAAAACCCGCCTGGGCATGATCCTGCAATCGCTGCCGCTGAACGTGGAACGTTGA
- a CDS encoding helicase HerA domain-containing protein, which produces MAPFNRKRLGVVTDGSLVEGLNVRLDSRLSVEDVRVGQFVVIQGEKHEFFSMVTDIALAATNRSVLASPPDGDDFFHEVLAGTATYGAMQLKPMLMLPHDTNEGLRPVKTVPRHFAPVLEANEQDFMRVFGAEDATHFEIGRPLDMDIPVCIDLNRLVERSNGIFGKSGTGKSFLTRLILCGIIRSGVASNLVFDMHSEYGWDAAAEDGSFVKGLRQLFGAQVLIYSLDAESSRKRGVSVDEAITIGQDQIEVEDILLLQDELNLTATAAESAYLLVDRYRQEWMKALLAMSSDDIRAFAESAGAHAGSISALKRKLEQIPRLGFIRQQSQTDAIDRMIEHLARGRHVVLEFGQYRSALAYMLTANIMTRRIHRRWVEQTETFLRTKNAADKPRQLVITIEEAHKFLNPSAAKQTIFGTIARELRKYSVTLLVVDQRPSSIDPDVMSQLGSRITALLNDDRDIEAVFTGVSGAAGLRAVLASLDTRQQAMVLGHAVPMPAVIRTRSYDAAFYKAMGHVETSPAERRRRAYAEADELFPS; this is translated from the coding sequence ATGGCGCCGTTCAACCGCAAACGTCTGGGAGTTGTGACCGACGGCTCACTGGTCGAAGGGTTGAATGTCCGTCTCGACAGCCGGCTGAGCGTCGAGGATGTGCGCGTTGGGCAGTTTGTGGTGATCCAGGGGGAGAAGCACGAGTTCTTCTCAATGGTGACCGACATTGCGCTTGCGGCAACCAACCGCAGCGTGCTTGCGAGTCCGCCGGATGGCGATGATTTCTTCCACGAGGTTCTGGCAGGAACGGCGACCTACGGCGCCATGCAACTCAAACCGATGCTGATGCTCCCCCACGACACAAACGAAGGGCTGCGCCCGGTCAAGACCGTCCCGCGCCATTTTGCGCCGGTGCTCGAAGCGAACGAGCAGGATTTCATGCGTGTTTTTGGTGCGGAAGACGCCACCCACTTCGAGATCGGCAGACCGCTCGATATGGATATTCCGGTCTGCATCGACCTCAACCGTCTGGTGGAACGCTCGAACGGCATTTTCGGCAAGAGCGGCACCGGCAAAAGTTTCCTGACTCGTCTGATCCTGTGCGGCATCATCCGTTCTGGCGTTGCGTCGAACCTGGTGTTCGACATGCACAGCGAGTACGGCTGGGACGCGGCTGCGGAGGATGGGTCCTTTGTCAAAGGATTACGACAACTCTTCGGCGCGCAGGTGCTGATCTATTCACTCGATGCCGAATCCTCGCGCAAACGCGGCGTCAGCGTGGATGAAGCCATCACGATCGGGCAGGATCAGATCGAGGTCGAAGACATTCTTCTGTTGCAGGACGAGCTGAATCTGACCGCCACCGCCGCCGAGTCGGCCTACCTGCTGGTTGATCGTTACCGGCAGGAGTGGATGAAGGCGCTGCTCGCAATGAGCAGCGACGACATCCGGGCATTTGCTGAGAGCGCCGGAGCGCACGCGGGATCGATCAGCGCTTTGAAGCGCAAACTGGAGCAGATCCCGCGCCTGGGGTTCATCCGGCAGCAGTCGCAGACGGATGCGATCGACCGCATGATCGAGCATCTGGCGCGCGGGCGGCATGTGGTGCTGGAGTTCGGGCAGTACCGCAGCGCCCTGGCGTATATGCTGACGGCGAACATCATGACCCGCCGCATCCATCGTCGCTGGGTCGAACAGACCGAAACCTTCCTGCGCACGAAGAACGCTGCCGACAAGCCACGGCAACTGGTGATCACCATCGAAGAGGCGCACAAGTTCCTCAACCCTTCTGCTGCGAAACAGACGATCTTCGGCACGATTGCGCGCGAGTTGCGCAAATACAGTGTCACACTGCTCGTCGTCGATCAGCGCCCGTCGTCGATTGACCCGGACGTGATGAGTCAGCTCGGCAGCCGGATCACGGCGCTCCTCAACGACGACCGGGATATCGAAGCCGTCTTTACCGGCGTCAGCGGCGCCGCTGGCTTACGCGCCGTGCTTGCCAGCCTCGATACGCGCCAGCAGGCGATGGTGCTGGGTCACGCCGTGCCGATGCCGGCAGTCATCCGTACCCGTTCCTACGATGCCGCATTCTACAAGGCGATGGGACATGTCGAAACATCACCCGCCGAACGCCGACGTCGTGCGTATGCAGAGGCGGATGAGTTGTTTCCCTCGTAA
- a CDS encoding tandem-95 repeat protein, with protein sequence MPARFRFLRYVLIVVLLVVSIPLLSAPGHSSFIERMTTPPAAIAQSAAPVGPQPGDVFRQFQDDLNSRQTSVCNSSPANCGTIPSEQQRQARNVDLANAVRAEAVFEYWGGHLASTQQEFNVNGGPWTPYPDIQGIPPDTLPTCYFRAPTNAIAPLPLSGTGGVRPPGSTGSTVTVNYRYRIGPQRSLPQCASGTNFYWGNMWIYEVTTRIYYNSTIPRPDGAITSPTDGATITENRSANQFPRITVRAQASTGRSIARVDLIGNYLDYDWDGDGILREWHYALRHGVWERTIGTSTSPSRGTATSGEYDFTWNTEWIPDQDQPVQLMARITDNTGVSYMTEAVTVTFNRVGRSVRMYTTWSDYYGQRVFGPPRNFGFNTYSQPRIGKTAFISIPDPLTNATRARVILYSWSGRSSTALSTTVAINAFSVWSGNSFGIFHDYNFDTRDLNNPRDFLNQGDNILRIWSNRTDHALEVLWPGPAIFVEYSAPPETPVLRAIDTSFSTPEDQSLSFTLPVSNQARAALQYTILTPPALGTLRGIAPNLTYIPNPDVNGSDSFVFRVDDQYGRSATATVAINIQAVDDPPEITLGGGALLNPDDVLDRSGRVRDPDSSSLTATVDYGDGRGEQPLSLGADGSFRLIYRYRNGGRFPLTVRVSDGAQTSVATVLVTVITPGTPPPPGDWSLTGWRYRVPLEARSGAYPRVDHVAEFDVNFTTALSQAGGSGALLRESIRVVEVDAGGNVIDPNVVYQFDPVSAYNPTTNARGTLLVLLRGRTEANTTRRFYVYFETQGRFAPPTFTPLTVVVTPTLIYQRDLATVIETRTSDGQRNATFYYSLNGGALISMFDRSNADWISYNPAADSAGAYRGIPNVGPVFHPGYYNVFPIPSASGPLQGNEPGTNQRSSTTIEREGTLRTIVRSVSSNGQWEAVWEFFPNSVRMLVLPREPRGSNPFLYWWLYEGTPGGTLNEGDRWVRGDGLSGIAVDPSFSFNERFHADINGPEWVYFRAGEPSQGGRALWLAHHDDTDTTIEMYRYQNDSSGWQNGMTVFGFGRREWDGSSQTLRPELRNQRRFSLGFIDNAPLTFDSAVGREIEGRYRDLAATVGRGERLAPNLAPWAPGETYSVRPGQTLNVPAPGVRANDSDGDGDPFQVTLTGEPQNGTLTFNSDGSFIYVPNEGFVGADVFTYTASDGRLSAPPTTVTILVSPNQPPTARGSSATTTNLRPLTVPAPGVLEGASDPDGDPLTAVLISPPAGGTLNLNPDGSYTYTPRSDFIGEDVFQIAASDGEAQSAPVEVRITVRKENRPPTARGSSATTTNLRPLTVPAPGVLEGASDPDGDPLTAVLISPPAGGTLSLNPDGSYTYTPRSDFIGEDVFQIAASDGEAQSAPVEVRITVRKENRPPTARGSSATTTNLRPLTVPAPGVLEGASDPDGDPLTAVLISSPAGGTLSLNPDGSYTYTPRSDFIGEDVFQIAASDGEAQSAPVEVRITVTREVASTPEYRVFLPLLVR encoded by the coding sequence ATGCCAGCCCGTTTCCGGTTCCTTCGCTATGTGCTGATTGTTGTGCTTCTTGTTGTTTCCATTCCGCTTCTATCGGCGCCGGGGCATTCGTCCTTCATAGAACGAATGACAACTCCTCCGGCCGCCATCGCACAGAGTGCTGCGCCAGTCGGTCCGCAGCCGGGTGATGTGTTCCGGCAGTTTCAGGACGACCTGAACTCCCGGCAGACCTCTGTCTGCAATTCATCACCTGCGAATTGCGGTACGATACCGTCGGAACAGCAACGGCAGGCGCGAAACGTCGATCTTGCCAACGCGGTGCGCGCCGAAGCAGTGTTCGAGTATTGGGGCGGGCACCTCGCTTCGACGCAGCAGGAATTCAATGTGAACGGCGGTCCGTGGACGCCCTACCCGGATATTCAGGGCATCCCTCCTGATACGCTCCCGACCTGTTATTTCCGCGCGCCAACCAACGCGATTGCGCCGTTGCCCCTGAGTGGAACCGGTGGTGTTCGTCCACCGGGCAGCACCGGCAGTACCGTGACGGTCAACTACCGCTACCGGATCGGTCCGCAGCGGTCATTGCCGCAGTGCGCCTCAGGCACGAACTTCTACTGGGGCAACATGTGGATCTATGAGGTGACAACGCGCATCTACTACAACTCGACCATCCCGCGCCCTGATGGCGCAATCACTTCGCCTACGGATGGCGCCACAATCACCGAGAACCGCAGCGCCAACCAGTTTCCGCGCATCACGGTGCGGGCGCAGGCATCGACCGGTCGCTCGATTGCGCGCGTCGACCTGATCGGGAATTATCTCGATTATGACTGGGATGGCGATGGCATATTGCGCGAATGGCACTACGCGCTGCGCCACGGCGTCTGGGAACGCACCATCGGGACGAGCACGTCGCCGTCGCGCGGTACGGCAACCAGTGGAGAGTACGATTTTACCTGGAATACGGAATGGATTCCGGATCAGGATCAACCAGTGCAGTTGATGGCGCGGATCACCGATAACACCGGGGTCAGTTACATGACCGAGGCGGTGACGGTCACGTTCAACCGCGTCGGGCGCAGTGTGCGGATGTACACCACCTGGAGCGACTACTATGGGCAGCGGGTGTTCGGTCCGCCGCGCAACTTTGGCTTTAATACCTACAGTCAGCCGCGGATTGGAAAGACAGCGTTCATTTCCATCCCGGATCCGCTCACGAATGCAACCAGAGCGCGGGTTATTCTCTACAGTTGGAGCGGTCGTTCGTCGACTGCGTTGAGCACCACGGTTGCTATCAATGCCTTCTCAGTCTGGTCTGGAAATTCCTTCGGTATATTCCACGATTACAATTTCGATACGCGCGACCTTAATAATCCCCGCGATTTTCTCAATCAGGGCGACAATATCCTGCGCATCTGGTCGAATCGTACCGATCACGCACTTGAAGTGCTCTGGCCCGGTCCGGCGATCTTCGTTGAGTATAGCGCTCCGCCCGAAACCCCGGTGTTGCGCGCTATCGATACCTCCTTCAGCACACCGGAGGATCAATCGCTGTCGTTCACGCTGCCGGTGAGCAATCAGGCGCGCGCCGCGCTCCAGTATACGATTCTGACTCCGCCTGCGCTCGGAACACTGCGTGGCATCGCTCCCAATCTGACCTACATCCCCAACCCGGATGTCAACGGCAGCGATAGTTTTGTGTTCCGCGTCGATGATCAGTATGGACGTAGCGCTACGGCGACCGTCGCCATCAATATTCAGGCGGTTGATGACCCGCCGGAGATAACGCTGGGCGGCGGGGCGTTGCTGAATCCCGACGATGTGCTGGATCGTTCCGGCAGGGTGCGCGATCCGGATTCTTCATCGCTGACGGCGACGGTCGATTATGGCGATGGCCGCGGTGAGCAACCGCTGAGTCTTGGGGCAGACGGCTCGTTCCGGCTGATCTACCGATACCGCAACGGCGGGCGCTTTCCGCTGACGGTGCGGGTCAGCGATGGCGCGCAGACCAGCGTTGCAACCGTGCTGGTGACCGTGATCACCCCCGGCACGCCTCCGCCCCCCGGTGACTGGAGCCTGACAGGATGGCGCTATCGTGTGCCGCTGGAGGCGCGCTCAGGCGCATATCCGCGTGTCGATCACGTTGCCGAGTTTGATGTTAACTTTACCACTGCGCTGTCACAGGCAGGTGGAAGCGGCGCGTTGCTGCGCGAATCGATCCGTGTGGTCGAGGTTGACGCAGGCGGTAATGTGATTGATCCGAATGTCGTCTATCAGTTCGATCCGGTGAGCGCCTACAATCCGACGACCAATGCGCGCGGAACGCTGCTGGTGCTGTTACGCGGACGCACCGAGGCAAACACAACCCGTCGTTTCTATGTCTACTTCGAGACGCAGGGGCGCTTTGCGCCGCCGACATTCACGCCGCTGACGGTGGTCGTCACGCCGACGCTGATCTATCAGCGTGACCTGGCAACTGTTATCGAGACGCGCACGTCTGATGGTCAGCGCAACGCTACGTTCTATTACTCGCTCAACGGTGGCGCGCTTATCAGCATGTTTGATCGCTCGAATGCGGACTGGATTTCGTACAATCCGGCAGCCGACTCGGCAGGCGCGTACCGCGGTATTCCGAACGTCGGTCCGGTCTTCCATCCCGGATACTACAATGTGTTCCCCATTCCGAGCGCGTCAGGTCCGCTTCAGGGGAACGAACCCGGTACGAACCAGCGATCATCGACGACCATCGAACGGGAAGGAACGCTGCGCACTATCGTGCGCTCGGTGAGCAGCAATGGGCAGTGGGAGGCAGTGTGGGAGTTCTTCCCCAACAGTGTGCGGATGTTGGTGCTGCCCAGAGAGCCGCGCGGTTCAAATCCGTTCCTCTACTGGTGGCTGTACGAAGGGACGCCAGGCGGAACGCTCAATGAGGGCGACCGCTGGGTGCGCGGCGATGGATTGTCTGGTATCGCCGTCGATCCCAGTTTCTCCTTCAACGAACGCTTCCATGCCGACATCAACGGTCCGGAGTGGGTCTACTTCCGTGCCGGTGAACCGTCTCAGGGCGGACGGGCGCTGTGGCTGGCGCACCATGATGATACCGACACGACGATTGAGATGTATCGCTATCAGAATGACTCCTCCGGCTGGCAGAATGGCATGACTGTCTTCGGTTTCGGTCGGCGCGAATGGGACGGGTCGTCGCAGACGTTGCGCCCGGAACTGCGAAATCAACGCCGTTTCTCGCTTGGGTTCATCGATAATGCGCCATTGACATTCGATAGCGCTGTGGGGCGCGAGATCGAGGGGCGTTACCGTGATCTGGCAGCGACCGTCGGGCGGGGTGAGCGCCTGGCGCCGAACCTTGCGCCGTGGGCGCCGGGAGAGACCTACAGCGTTCGCCCTGGTCAGACGCTGAATGTGCCAGCGCCCGGCGTGCGCGCCAATGACAGCGACGGCGATGGCGATCCGTTCCAGGTGACACTGACCGGTGAGCCGCAGAACGGCACACTCACGTTCAACAGCGACGGTTCCTTCATCTATGTTCCAAATGAAGGCTTCGTCGGCGCCGACGTCTTCACCTATACGGCGAGCGATGGGCGGCTCAGCGCCCCGCCAACGACGGTGACCATCCTGGTTTCCCCCAATCAGCCGCCGACGGCGCGGGGGAGCAGCGCAACGACGACCAACCTGCGCCCGTTGACTGTGCCGGCGCCGGGGGTGCTGGAAGGGGCAAGCGACCCGGATGGCGATCCGCTGACGGCGGTGCTGATCAGTCCGCCCGCTGGCGGAACGCTGAACCTCAACCCGGACGGGTCGTACACCTACACGCCGCGTTCGGATTTCATCGGCGAGGATGTGTTCCAGATCGCCGCCTCTGACGGTGAGGCGCAGTCGGCGCCGGTCGAGGTGCGGATCACGGTGCGCAAGGAAAATCGTCCGCCGACGGCGCGGGGGAGCAGCGCAACGACGACTAACCTGCGCCCGTTGACTGTGCCAGCGCCGGGGGTGCTGGAGGGGGCGAGCGACCCTGACGGCGATCCGCTGACGGCGGTGCTGATCAGTCCGCCCGCTGGCGGAACGCTGAGCCTCAACCCGGACGGGTCGTACACCTACACGCCGCGTTCGGATTTCATCGGCGAGGATGTGTTCCAGATCGCCGCCTCTGACGGTGAGGCGCAGTCGGCGCCGGTCGAGGTGCGGATCACGGTGCGCAAGGAAAATCGTCCGCCGACGGCGCGGGGGAGCAGCGCAACGACGACTAACCTGCGCCCGTTGACTGTGCCGGCGCCGGGGGTGCTGGAGGGGGCGAGCGACCCTGACGGCGATCCGCTGACGGCGGTGCTGATCAGTTCGCCCGCTGGCGGAACGCTGAGCCTCAACCCGGACGGGTCGTACACCTACACGCCGCGTTCGGATTTCATCGGCGAGGATGTGTTCCAGATCGCTGCCTCTGACGGCGAGGCGCAGTCGGCGCCGGTCGAGGTGCGGATCACGGTGACGCGCGAGGTTGCTTCGACGCCAGAGTATCGGGTATTCCTGCCGCTGCTTGTGCGCTGA